A window of Deltaproteobacteria bacterium contains these coding sequences:
- the panB gene encoding 3-methyl-2-oxobutanoate hydroxymethyltransferase — protein sequence MERKVTVPDLQRMKEAGTKITALTAYDFPFAQIVDRAGVDVILVGDTLGMVVQGLDTTLPVTMDEVIYHCRMVARGRTRALLVGDMPFLSYQVSREEALRNAGRLVKEGACEAVKLEGGIPMADTICALTAVDIPVMAHIGLTPQSVHRMGGHKVQGRRRGRGPGQRERVMADALAVEEAGAFAVVLEGIPLDLAEEITMRLTIPTIGIGAGVHCDGQILVLHDLLGLFDRFTPKFVKRYAEIGRASHEAVAEYVREVQTGTFPDDAHSFLLRAEGGEAAGNGPRPARRKRAVG from the coding sequence ATGGAACGGAAGGTGACGGTGCCCGACCTCCAGCGCATGAAGGAGGCGGGAACGAAGATCACGGCGCTCACGGCCTACGATTTTCCGTTCGCGCAGATCGTCGACCGGGCGGGTGTCGACGTCATCCTGGTCGGCGACACGCTCGGCATGGTGGTGCAGGGGCTCGACACCACGCTCCCGGTCACCATGGACGAGGTGATCTACCACTGCCGCATGGTGGCGCGCGGCCGCACGCGCGCGCTGCTCGTCGGCGACATGCCGTTCCTCTCGTACCAGGTGAGCCGCGAGGAGGCGCTCCGCAACGCCGGGCGGCTCGTGAAGGAAGGCGCCTGTGAGGCCGTGAAGCTCGAGGGCGGCATCCCCATGGCCGACACCATCTGCGCGCTCACCGCAGTCGACATCCCGGTCATGGCCCACATCGGCCTCACGCCGCAGTCGGTGCACCGCATGGGCGGCCACAAGGTCCAGGGCCGCCGGCGGGGCCGCGGTCCGGGACAGCGCGAGCGCGTGATGGCCGACGCGCTCGCGGTCGAGGAGGCGGGCGCCTTCGCCGTCGTGCTCGAGGGGATTCCGCTCGACCTCGCCGAGGAGATCACGATGCGCCTCACGATCCCGACGATCGGCATCGGCGCCGGCGTGCACTGCGACGGCCAGATCCTGGTCCTGCACGATCTGCTCGGGCTCTTCGACCGCTTCACCCCGAAGTTCGTGAAGCGCTACGCCGAGATCGGCCGGGCCTCGCACGAGGCCGTCGCCGAGTACGTGCGCGAGGTGCAGACCGGCACCTTCCCCGACGACGCGCACTCGTTCCTGCTGCGGGCCGAGGGCGGCGAAGCCGCCGGCAACGGTCCGCGTCCGGCGCGCCGCAAGCGCGCCGTCGGCTAG
- a CDS encoding aspartate 1-decarboxylase, producing the protein MTRTMMKSKIHRCTVTDADLTYEGSITVDSVLMDAADFLPHEQVHVWNVNNGERFQTYVIPGPPSSGTICVNGSAARKVQRGDLLIIATFAGMNEEEARNLVPKVVYVDGNNKMRRGENPHGALSVVR; encoded by the coding sequence ATGACCCGCACCATGATGAAATCCAAGATTCATCGCTGCACCGTCACCGATGCGGATCTCACGTACGAAGGCAGCATCACCGTCGACTCCGTGCTCATGGATGCCGCGGACTTCCTCCCGCACGAGCAGGTGCACGTGTGGAACGTGAACAACGGGGAGCGCTTCCAGACCTACGTCATTCCCGGTCCGCCGAGCTCGGGGACGATCTGCGTGAACGGCTCCGCGGCGCGCAAGGTCCAGCGCGGCGACCTGCTCATCATCGCGACCTTCGCCGGCATGAACGAGGAGGAGGCGCGGAACCTCGTGCCGAAGGTCGTGTACGTCGACGGCAACAACAAGATGCGGCGGGGCGAGAACCCCCACGGGGCGCTGTCGGTCGTTCGCTAG
- the nagZ gene encoding beta-N-acetylhexosaminidase: protein MPSLRAAVARCFLGGLPGTTLDRDTRRLHAEVPFAGVTLFRHNASDPVSMRALVRDLHALDQAAPPLVAIDHEGGRVHRVAPPFTHFPAAAAIAPRGLRAVRAAATAMARELAALQIDLTFAPVLDVASNPANPVIGDRAFGTTPESAARAALAAFRATRAAGLLTCGKHFPGHGDTAVDSHLELPIVARDRRGLGRVELPPFRNAIRAGIPMLMTAHVRYPALDPTLPATLSPRIITGLLRRRLGFRGVIATDDLEMRAIADHWGPGETAVRALEAGCDLLLFCHRQDWLCEAVDAVERAVSTGRLAETRIADAFRRVSRLMRWRRNHTRRERLAVVGCAAHRRIAADLRAG from the coding sequence ATGCCCTCGCTTCGCGCCGCGGTCGCGCGCTGCTTCCTCGGTGGCCTTCCCGGAACGACCCTCGACCGCGACACCCGCCGCCTCCACGCCGAGGTGCCGTTCGCCGGCGTCACGCTCTTCCGCCACAACGCGAGCGATCCGGTATCGATGCGCGCGCTCGTCCGCGACCTCCACGCGCTCGATCAGGCGGCGCCGCCGCTCGTCGCGATCGACCACGAGGGCGGGCGCGTGCACCGCGTCGCGCCTCCGTTCACGCACTTCCCGGCGGCGGCCGCGATCGCGCCGCGCGGGCTCCGCGCCGTCCGCGCCGCCGCGACCGCCATGGCGCGCGAGCTCGCCGCGCTCCAGATCGACCTCACCTTCGCGCCGGTCCTCGACGTCGCGAGCAATCCCGCGAACCCCGTGATCGGCGATCGCGCCTTCGGCACGACGCCGGAATCAGCCGCGCGCGCCGCGCTCGCCGCCTTTCGCGCGACCCGCGCCGCCGGCCTCCTCACCTGCGGCAAGCACTTCCCCGGCCATGGCGACACCGCCGTCGACTCGCACCTCGAGCTCCCCATCGTCGCCCGCGATCGCCGCGGCCTCGGACGCGTGGAGCTGCCGCCGTTCCGCAACGCGATCCGCGCCGGCATCCCGATGCTGATGACGGCCCATGTGCGCTACCCGGCGCTCGACCCGACGCTGCCGGCGACGCTCTCCCCCCGGATCATCACCGGCCTGCTACGACGCCGACTCGGCTTCCGCGGCGTCATCGCCACCGACGACCTCGAGATGCGGGCGATCGCCGACCATTGGGGACCGGGCGAGACCGCGGTCCGCGCCCTCGAGGCCGGCTGCGACCTCCTCCTCTTCTGTCACCGCCAGGACTGGCTCTGCGAGGCCGTCGACGCCGTGGAGCGCGCCGTGAGCACGGGGCGCCTCGCCGAGACCCGCATCGCCGACGCGTTCCGCCGCGTCTCCCGCCTCATGCGGTGGCGCCGGAACCACACGCGGCGCGAACGGCTCGCGGTCGTCGGCTGCGCGGCGCACCGGCGGATCGCCGCCGATCTCCGCGCCGGCTGA
- a CDS encoding deoxynucleoside kinase — MEQRYIVVEGPIGVGKTSLARRLADAFGSALVEERPDANPFLERFYADPGRAALATQLRFLLDRYQQQRALTAGRDGRGLVVDYLFAKDRLFAELNLEGPELALYREVLALMSDPIPVPDQVIYLEARPEVLKRRLRKRNRDFERGISEAYLEGLIEAYRSFFHEYSEAPVLVVNCSDIDFVEQGRDLEDLIREIRSAKKGMQQYIPLGSQ; from the coding sequence GTGGAGCAGCGCTACATCGTCGTCGAAGGGCCGATCGGGGTCGGGAAGACCAGCCTCGCGCGGCGTCTGGCCGACGCCTTCGGTTCCGCCCTGGTCGAGGAGCGGCCCGACGCCAACCCGTTCCTGGAGCGGTTCTATGCCGACCCCGGCCGGGCGGCGCTCGCGACCCAGCTGCGATTCCTGCTCGATCGGTACCAGCAGCAGCGGGCGCTCACGGCCGGGCGCGATGGCCGGGGGCTCGTCGTCGATTACCTTTTTGCCAAGGACCGCCTCTTTGCCGAGCTCAATCTCGAGGGGCCGGAGCTCGCCCTCTATAGGGAGGTCCTGGCGCTCATGAGCGACCCGATCCCCGTTCCGGACCAGGTCATTTACTTGGAGGCGCGGCCTGAGGTATTGAAGCGACGGTTGCGGAAGCGAAACCGCGACTTCGAGCGGGGCATCAGCGAGGCCTATCTCGAAGGGCTGATCGAAGCGTACCGAAGCTTTTTTCACGAGTATTCCGAAGCGCCGGTTCTGGTCGTCAACTGCTCGGACATCGACTTCGTCGAGCAGGGTAGGGATCTCGAGGATCTGATCCGCGAGATCCGCAGCGCCAAGAAGGGAATGCAGCAATACATACCGCTTGGATCCCAGTAG
- a CDS encoding pantoate--beta-alanine ligase, with protein sequence MRAIEQVSAMQAWSREVRGRDRLKVALVPTMGALHDGHLSLVALARRHADRVVASVFVNPVQFDRADDFARYPRDLERDGALLAGAGADVLFAPDVHEIYPAESQTFVTVEQLAQPLCGAHRPGHFRGVTTVVWKLLAIVQPDVAVFGEKDYQQLALIRRMVRDLFLDVDVLGAPIVREADGLAMSSRNRHLDEAERDAARCLSSALAAAEAAVASGARASTAILDAASAVLAREPLARAEYVALVDPDTLAPVVDADHRALLALAVWIGSTRLIDNRLLERRSS encoded by the coding sequence GTGCGGGCGATCGAACAGGTGAGCGCGATGCAGGCCTGGAGCCGCGAGGTGCGAGGACGCGACCGCCTCAAGGTGGCGCTCGTGCCCACCATGGGGGCGCTCCACGACGGCCACCTCTCGCTCGTCGCGCTCGCGCGGCGACACGCCGACCGGGTGGTGGCGTCGGTTTTCGTGAATCCGGTCCAGTTCGATCGCGCCGACGACTTCGCCCGCTACCCCCGCGACCTCGAGCGGGACGGCGCGCTTCTCGCCGGCGCCGGCGCCGACGTGCTGTTCGCGCCCGACGTGCACGAGATCTACCCGGCGGAGTCGCAGACCTTCGTGACGGTCGAGCAGCTCGCGCAGCCTCTCTGCGGGGCGCACCGGCCGGGCCACTTCCGCGGAGTTACGACGGTCGTGTGGAAGCTCCTCGCGATCGTGCAGCCGGACGTAGCGGTGTTCGGTGAGAAGGACTATCAGCAGCTCGCGCTCATCCGTCGGATGGTGCGAGACCTGTTCCTCGACGTCGACGTGCTCGGGGCGCCCATCGTGCGCGAGGCCGACGGCCTCGCGATGAGCTCGCGCAACCGCCACCTCGACGAGGCGGAACGCGACGCCGCGCGTTGTCTCTCGTCGGCGCTCGCCGCGGCCGAGGCGGCGGTCGCCTCCGGGGCGCGTGCGTCGACGGCCATCCTCGATGCCGCCTCCGCCGTGCTCGCGCGCGAGCCGCTCGCGCGTGCCGAGTACGTTGCGCTCGTCGACCCGGACACGCTCGCGCCCGTCGTCGACGCCGACCACCGGGCGCTCCTCGCGCTCGCCGTCTGGATCGGTTCCACCCGTCTCATCGACAATCGCCTGCTCGAGAGGAGAAGCTCATGA